A single genomic interval of Vicia villosa cultivar HV-30 ecotype Madison, WI unplaced genomic scaffold, Vvil1.0 ctg.000010F_1_1, whole genome shotgun sequence harbors:
- the LOC131621713 gene encoding uncharacterized protein LOC131621713 → METLVVVAQHRNQYYGGSKSPRFGSSSPSSHFRGINCRTFQTGSGILPTPFNSTTSASPDNKLKTPLSTPVSKSDGKSLFKDAPSSAPVSIRDNGCRKEVAFVDANGSFLLSELWAGPTYSNSPPPSSLPIPKFSVRPKRTVSLELPVSALPEIEMRQFAYSAPCSPRQEDSPFAKDFLVNDDSATKTLCRILNLNLDDE, encoded by the coding sequence ATGGAGACACTTGTTGTTGTAGCTCAGCATAGGAACCAATACTATGGTGGATCTAAATCGCCACGATTTGGTTCTTCTTCTCCTTCGAGTCACTTTAGGGGTATTAATTGTAGAACTTTTCAAACTGGGTCTGGTATTCTACCAACACCGTTTAACTCCACTACTTCGGCTTCGCCGGATAATAAACTGAAAACACCTTTAAGTACTCCGGTTTCGAAATCTGATGGTAAAAGTTTGTTCAAAGATGCACCTAGTAGTGCCCCAGTTTCTATCAGAGACAATGGTTGTAGAAAGGAGGTAGCTTTTGTTGATGCTAATGGTAGTTTTCTGCTTTCGGAACTTTGGGCTGGACCTACTTATTCGAATTCACCACCGCCTAGTTCTTTGCCGATTCCAAAATTCTCTGTTAGGCCCAAGAGGACTGTGTCTCTTGAGCTTCCTGTTTCTGCTTTACCCGAGATTGAAATGCGCCAGTTTGCTTACTCTGCGCCTTGTTCCCCTCGTCAGGAGGATTCCCCCTTTGCAAAAGATTTCCTTGTTAATGATGATTCTGCGACTAAGACACTCTGTCGCATTCTCAATCTTAATTTGGATGATGAGTGA